In a genomic window of Chrysemys picta bellii isolate R12L10 chromosome 1, ASM1138683v2, whole genome shotgun sequence:
- the MFSD9 gene encoding major facilitator superfamily domain-containing protein 9 isoform X1, whose translation MVVPLLSLHIKSLGASPTVAGVVGSFYGLLQLFSSTFVGCWSDVIGRQYSLLACILFSALGYLLLGMSTSVCLFAIAWIPVGIFKHTLSISKALLSDLVSEKERPLVIGHFNAASSVGFILGPVVGGYFTELESGFYLTSFICSFIFILNAGLVWMLPWSEEHTDSDENEQTTSNSKVTAKANYDLQVRSLANGTMKYDTPLQSLWIPVVSVLKRIKSIACSDLWDIFLVRLLMSVAVMLYYSNFVLAIEERFGVKPKLTGYLISYSSTVGALAGFLLGPITRLYQHNSYALLLHSTVLTCVLIMLYSTALSIWAVILSSTFLAFSTTVGRTCITDLELTLGGNQASGTLIGVGQSVTSVGRIIAPLLSGIAQEFSPCGPPSLGVGLALVAILIMLMNTPRYCSGRNAKLKSE comes from the exons GATCTTTTTATGGTTTACTGCAGCTCTTTTCTAGCACGTTTGTG GGCTGCTGGAGTGATGTAATAGGAAGACAATATTCCCTGCTTGCCTGTATCCTCTTCAGTGCACTGGGTTATTTGCTACTTGGCATGTCCACCAGTGTGTGTTTATTTGCCATTGCATGGATACCTGTAG GTATTTTCAAACACACACTCTCCATTTCAAAAGCTCTTCTTTCTGACTTGGTTTCTGAGAAAGAGCGTCCTCTTGTAATAGGACATTTCAATGCAGCCTCCAGTGTTGGTTTCATCCTGGGTCCTGTGGTTGGTGGCTACTTTACAGAGTTAGAGAGTGGCTTTTACCTGACATCTTTCATCTGTTCTTTTATCTTCATTCTGAATGCTG GCCTCGTCTGGATGTTACCATGGAGTGAGGAACACACAGATAGTGATGAAAACGAACAGACCACCAGTAACAGTAAAGTGACAGCAAAGGCAAACTATGACCTGCAGGTTCGATCACTAGCTAATGGAACAATGAAATATGATACTCCCCTCCAGTCCCTATGGATTCCAGTTGTGTCAGTGCTGAAGAGGATTAAAAGCATTGCATGCTCTGATCTGTGGGATATATTTTTAGTACGGTTACTAATGTCTGTAGCTGTAATGCTGTATTATAGCAATTTTGTTCTGGCAATTGAAGAGAGATTTGGGGTGAAACCTAAGCTCACAGGGTACCTCATAAGCTATAGTAGCACCGTTGGAGCACTTGCTGGTTTTCTACTTGGACCAATAACAAGACTCTATCAACATAACTCTTATGCACTTTTATTACATTCCACTGTTCTCACCTGTGTATTGATAATGCTATATTCCACAGCACTCAGCATATGGGCGGTCATTTTATCGTCAACATTTTTAGCATTTTCAACCACTGTAGGACGCACTTGCATCACTGACCTTGAGTTGACCCTGGGTGGGAATCAGGCCAGTGGCACGCTCATAGGAGTTGGTCAGTCTGTGACATCTGTGGGACGCATAATTGCCCCTCTTCTCTCAGGAATTGCACAGGAGTTCAGTCCCTGTGGCCCTCCAAGTCTTGGTGTGGGGCTGGCACTGGTGGCTATTCTGATAATGCTCATGAACACACCACGATATTGCAGTGGTAGAAATGCTAAATTAAAAAGTGAATAG
- the MFSD9 gene encoding major facilitator superfamily domain-containing protein 9 isoform X2 has translation MGCWSDVIGRQYSLLACILFSALGYLLLGMSTSVCLFAIAWIPVGIFKHTLSISKALLSDLVSEKERPLVIGHFNAASSVGFILGPVVGGYFTELESGFYLTSFICSFIFILNAGLVWMLPWSEEHTDSDENEQTTSNSKVTAKANYDLQVRSLANGTMKYDTPLQSLWIPVVSVLKRIKSIACSDLWDIFLVRLLMSVAVMLYYSNFVLAIEERFGVKPKLTGYLISYSSTVGALAGFLLGPITRLYQHNSYALLLHSTVLTCVLIMLYSTALSIWAVILSSTFLAFSTTVGRTCITDLELTLGGNQASGTLIGVGQSVTSVGRIIAPLLSGIAQEFSPCGPPSLGVGLALVAILIMLMNTPRYCSGRNAKLKSE, from the exons atg GGCTGCTGGAGTGATGTAATAGGAAGACAATATTCCCTGCTTGCCTGTATCCTCTTCAGTGCACTGGGTTATTTGCTACTTGGCATGTCCACCAGTGTGTGTTTATTTGCCATTGCATGGATACCTGTAG GTATTTTCAAACACACACTCTCCATTTCAAAAGCTCTTCTTTCTGACTTGGTTTCTGAGAAAGAGCGTCCTCTTGTAATAGGACATTTCAATGCAGCCTCCAGTGTTGGTTTCATCCTGGGTCCTGTGGTTGGTGGCTACTTTACAGAGTTAGAGAGTGGCTTTTACCTGACATCTTTCATCTGTTCTTTTATCTTCATTCTGAATGCTG GCCTCGTCTGGATGTTACCATGGAGTGAGGAACACACAGATAGTGATGAAAACGAACAGACCACCAGTAACAGTAAAGTGACAGCAAAGGCAAACTATGACCTGCAGGTTCGATCACTAGCTAATGGAACAATGAAATATGATACTCCCCTCCAGTCCCTATGGATTCCAGTTGTGTCAGTGCTGAAGAGGATTAAAAGCATTGCATGCTCTGATCTGTGGGATATATTTTTAGTACGGTTACTAATGTCTGTAGCTGTAATGCTGTATTATAGCAATTTTGTTCTGGCAATTGAAGAGAGATTTGGGGTGAAACCTAAGCTCACAGGGTACCTCATAAGCTATAGTAGCACCGTTGGAGCACTTGCTGGTTTTCTACTTGGACCAATAACAAGACTCTATCAACATAACTCTTATGCACTTTTATTACATTCCACTGTTCTCACCTGTGTATTGATAATGCTATATTCCACAGCACTCAGCATATGGGCGGTCATTTTATCGTCAACATTTTTAGCATTTTCAACCACTGTAGGACGCACTTGCATCACTGACCTTGAGTTGACCCTGGGTGGGAATCAGGCCAGTGGCACGCTCATAGGAGTTGGTCAGTCTGTGACATCTGTGGGACGCATAATTGCCCCTCTTCTCTCAGGAATTGCACAGGAGTTCAGTCCCTGTGGCCCTCCAAGTCTTGGTGTGGGGCTGGCACTGGTGGCTATTCTGATAATGCTCATGAACACACCACGATATTGCAGTGGTAGAAATGCTAAATTAAAAAGTGAATAG
- the MFSD9 gene encoding major facilitator superfamily domain-containing protein 9 isoform X3: MSTSVCLFAIAWIPVGIFKHTLSISKALLSDLVSEKERPLVIGHFNAASSVGFILGPVVGGYFTELESGFYLTSFICSFIFILNAGLVWMLPWSEEHTDSDENEQTTSNSKVTAKANYDLQVRSLANGTMKYDTPLQSLWIPVVSVLKRIKSIACSDLWDIFLVRLLMSVAVMLYYSNFVLAIEERFGVKPKLTGYLISYSSTVGALAGFLLGPITRLYQHNSYALLLHSTVLTCVLIMLYSTALSIWAVILSSTFLAFSTTVGRTCITDLELTLGGNQASGTLIGVGQSVTSVGRIIAPLLSGIAQEFSPCGPPSLGVGLALVAILIMLMNTPRYCSGRNAKLKSE, encoded by the exons ATGTCCACCAGTGTGTGTTTATTTGCCATTGCATGGATACCTGTAG GTATTTTCAAACACACACTCTCCATTTCAAAAGCTCTTCTTTCTGACTTGGTTTCTGAGAAAGAGCGTCCTCTTGTAATAGGACATTTCAATGCAGCCTCCAGTGTTGGTTTCATCCTGGGTCCTGTGGTTGGTGGCTACTTTACAGAGTTAGAGAGTGGCTTTTACCTGACATCTTTCATCTGTTCTTTTATCTTCATTCTGAATGCTG GCCTCGTCTGGATGTTACCATGGAGTGAGGAACACACAGATAGTGATGAAAACGAACAGACCACCAGTAACAGTAAAGTGACAGCAAAGGCAAACTATGACCTGCAGGTTCGATCACTAGCTAATGGAACAATGAAATATGATACTCCCCTCCAGTCCCTATGGATTCCAGTTGTGTCAGTGCTGAAGAGGATTAAAAGCATTGCATGCTCTGATCTGTGGGATATATTTTTAGTACGGTTACTAATGTCTGTAGCTGTAATGCTGTATTATAGCAATTTTGTTCTGGCAATTGAAGAGAGATTTGGGGTGAAACCTAAGCTCACAGGGTACCTCATAAGCTATAGTAGCACCGTTGGAGCACTTGCTGGTTTTCTACTTGGACCAATAACAAGACTCTATCAACATAACTCTTATGCACTTTTATTACATTCCACTGTTCTCACCTGTGTATTGATAATGCTATATTCCACAGCACTCAGCATATGGGCGGTCATTTTATCGTCAACATTTTTAGCATTTTCAACCACTGTAGGACGCACTTGCATCACTGACCTTGAGTTGACCCTGGGTGGGAATCAGGCCAGTGGCACGCTCATAGGAGTTGGTCAGTCTGTGACATCTGTGGGACGCATAATTGCCCCTCTTCTCTCAGGAATTGCACAGGAGTTCAGTCCCTGTGGCCCTCCAAGTCTTGGTGTGGGGCTGGCACTGGTGGCTATTCTGATAATGCTCATGAACACACCACGATATTGCAGTGGTAGAAATGCTAAATTAAAAAGTGAATAG